In a single window of the Acyrthosiphon pisum isolate AL4f chromosome X, pea_aphid_22Mar2018_4r6ur, whole genome shotgun sequence genome:
- the LOC100571904 gene encoding piwi-like protein 2, whose product MIVGIDVYREEGKQTSVVGFVATMNETFTEWYSASAMQKSTHRELMKSMKDAFKLVMQFKAKNGALPEKIIIYRDGVSDGDLKQVEKIEPSDFIESFKSYSVPYNPMVSLIIVQKQINTEVFQYANKLTKIIGKNTGEMPNN is encoded by the exons aTGATAGTAGGAATTGATGTATACCGTGAGGAAGGTAAGCAAACGAGTGTTGTTGGTTTTGTAGCCACAATGAACGAGACATTTACTGAATGGTATTCAGCCTCTGCAATGCAAAAGAGTACCCATCGAGAACTTATGAAGTCTATGAAAGATGCGTTTAAACTGGTGATGCAGTTTAAAGCA AAAAATGGGGCGTTgcctgaaaaaataattatttatagagatGGTGTATCTGATGGAGATTTAAAACAAGTGGAAAAAATTGAACCATCAGATTTTATCGAATCATTTAAAAGTTACTCAGTACCATATAATCCTATGGTTTCCCTCATAATTGTGCAGAAACAAATAAACACCGAAGTTTtccaa tatgcaAATAAACTAACCAAAATTATAGGCAAAAACACAGGTGAAATGCCTAATAATTAA
- the LOC107883177 gene encoding uncharacterized protein LOC107883177, producing MNDQQVDRPLHLLDHDYFLPVIYPDIVDEVETLSCGKSDDDDDDVLSDEENEVPVEQNPETYTIIPGVQVGSQVYVDNLNFKYYKKSSVRNRLYLVCHRKNHNDWPFCPATASVNLNNPGYLSLNRKHIHRPEIINKPLAFFREAVSKRVLTPGNLSSSVRLVYNQEIVNHPEAAENYTCLQTEHRVKRQRRCRRPPLPSSLDHLIQILNDPIHEKYSHTIRRPPTRFFRSDWPLVVDGNQVGVVFANMETIERYRAELGTVVVAGIDGTFKTVPKSPPELKKGAFVTFQIVYRSVVSRIYYK from the exons atgaatgatcaACAAGTGGACAGACCTTTACATTTACTAGATcacgattattttttaccaG ttatatatccAGACATTGTTGATGAAGTAGAGACACTAAGTTGTGGCAAGtctgatgatgatgatgatgatgtctTATCCGACGAAGAAAATGAAG ttCCAGTAGAACAAAATCCCGAGACTTACACCATAATTCCAGGAGTTCAGGTTGGATCTCAAGTTTATGTGGAcaacttaaattttaagtacTATAAAAAAAGTTCTGTACGAAACCGTTT ATATTTAGTTTGCCACAGAAAAAATCATAATGATTGGCCATTTTGCCCTGCCACAGCTAGTGTTAACTTGAACAATCCGGGTTACCTGTCATTAAACCGGAAGCATATCCATAGgcctgaaataattaataagccaTTAGCATTCTTTAGAGAAGCCGTTTCTAAAAGAGTCCTTACACCTGGCAATTTATCCTCTTCTGTTAGACTAGTGTACAATCAGGAAATTGTCAA tCACCCTGAAGCAGCAGAAAACTATACATGTCTTCAAACAGAACACAGGGTTAAAAGACAGCGACGTTGTAGGCGACCCCCTCTTCCCAGCTCACTAGatcatttaatacaaatattaaatgatcCCATCCACGAAAAGTACAGTCACACAATTCGAAGACCTCCgactag ATTTTTCCGAAGTGATTGGCCTTTGGTAGTTGATGGCAACCAAGTAGGTGTTGTGTTTGCCAATATGGAAACAATAGAGAGGTATCGAGCAGAATTGGGCACTGTTGTTGTAGCTGGAATTGATGGCACGTTCAAAACAGTTCCTAAAAGTCCACCAGAACTTAAAAAGGGTGCTTTTGTCACATTCCAGATAGTGTATAGGAGTGTAGTGAGTAGAATttactacaaataa
- the LOC115035135 gene encoding uncharacterized protein LOC115035135 isoform X1, giving the protein MVYAFLISMNQESYQALLNAIRNLLPLDYGQLCIITDFEMPLMNAVQTVMPETKLMGCWFHFCQAVIRYSKRRLNSVYHLFQSSPIAARVLRMVLALPHLPAHRGHPDCPQHDINDGFRAIVNYVQQFPDIEEHLRTFLIGYIEGYWLSQVGPRILSIFGCEYRTNNYLESFHSTLLTQMSKHPNIWDFIREVFLLILFFYNSNI; this is encoded by the exons ATGGTATATGCATTCCTTATTTCAATGAACCAAGAAAGCTACCAAGCCCTTCTGAATGCAATCCGTAATTTGCTGCCATTAGATTACGGACAACTGTGTATCATAACAGATTTTGAAATGCCACTAATGAATGCAGTTCAAACTGTAATGCCTGAAACTAAATTGATGGGTTGTTGGTTTCACTTTTGCCag GCAGTCATAAGATACAGCAAACGGAGATTGAACAGTGTGTACCATCTTTTTCAAAGTAGCCCGATTGCAGCCAGAGTTTTAAGAATG GTATTAGCTCTACCACATTTACCTGCACACAGAGGCCATCCGGATTGTCCTCAACATGACATTAATGATGGTTTTAGGGCTATCGTTAATTATGTTCAACAGTTTCCTGACATTGAGGAACATTTGAGAACTTTCCTCATTGGATACATTGAAGGATACTGGTTATCTCAAGTTGGACCAAGGATTTTGAGCATTTTTGGATGCGAATACAGGACCAATAATTATTTGGAATCGTTTCACTCCACTTTATTGACACAAATGTCAAAACACCCTAATATATGGGATTTCATCCGTGAGGTtttcctattaatattatttttctataattctaatatatag
- the LOC115035135 gene encoding uncharacterized protein LOC115035135 isoform X2, whose product MPLMNAVQTVMPETKLMGCWFHFCQAVIRYSKRRLNSVYHLFQSSPIAARVLRMVLALPHLPAHRGHPDCPQHDINDGFRAIVNYVQQFPDIEEHLRTFLIGYIEGYWLSQVGPRILSIFGCEYRTNNYLESFHSTLLTQMSKHPNIWDFIREVFLLILFFYNSNI is encoded by the exons ATGCCACTAATGAATGCAGTTCAAACTGTAATGCCTGAAACTAAATTGATGGGTTGTTGGTTTCACTTTTGCCag GCAGTCATAAGATACAGCAAACGGAGATTGAACAGTGTGTACCATCTTTTTCAAAGTAGCCCGATTGCAGCCAGAGTTTTAAGAATG GTATTAGCTCTACCACATTTACCTGCACACAGAGGCCATCCGGATTGTCCTCAACATGACATTAATGATGGTTTTAGGGCTATCGTTAATTATGTTCAACAGTTTCCTGACATTGAGGAACATTTGAGAACTTTCCTCATTGGATACATTGAAGGATACTGGTTATCTCAAGTTGGACCAAGGATTTTGAGCATTTTTGGATGCGAATACAGGACCAATAATTATTTGGAATCGTTTCACTCCACTTTATTGACACAAATGTCAAAACACCCTAATATATGGGATTTCATCCGTGAGGTtttcctattaatattatttttctataattctaatatatag